From a single Candidatus Baltobacteraceae bacterium genomic region:
- a CDS encoding DUF427 domain-containing protein produces the protein MRVRIYERRTGALLADAADAQVAKVEGNWYVDAAAVNKNLQLSSHDYTCPYKGKCYYADYVDGATRVFDVAWVYGDPKPGWEHIKGKYGFYAGEMRNTRDDVTP, from the coding sequence ATGCGCGTACGAATTTACGAGCGCCGGACGGGTGCGTTGCTGGCCGATGCGGCCGACGCCCAAGTCGCCAAAGTCGAGGGGAACTGGTACGTCGACGCCGCCGCGGTCAACAAGAATCTGCAGCTCTCCTCGCACGACTACACCTGCCCGTACAAAGGCAAGTGCTATTACGCCGACTACGTCGACGGTGCGACGCGCGTGTTCGACGTCGCGTGGGTCTACGGCGATCCGAAACCGGGTTGGGAACACATCAAAGGCAAGTACGGCTTTTACGCCGGCGAGATGCGCAACACGCGCGACGACGTCACGCCCTGA